The segment CCGGAGGCTCATTCGAATAAGCCGTTTTCCCGATCAGCGGTAGCAGTCATGGGCAGGCCCACCAGGGAACCTGGGAGGCATTTTCCCGTCGAAGGGCACTGCAGGCCACTCGCCTGCTCCCTCGTTCAGGAGTGTCTTCATGTCGTTGCGTTCCCTCGCCCTGTTGTCGCTGTGTGTCGTGCTTGTCGCCTGCAGCAAGATCAATCAGGAAAACTATTCCAAACTCAAGGCTGGCATGAGCAAGGCCGACGTCGAGCAATTGCTCGGCACGCCAACCGAGTGCTCGGGCGCTTTGGGCATGAGCAGTTGCACGTGGGGGGACGAACGTAGCTTCATCAGCGTGCAGTACGCGTCGAACAAAGTCTTGATGTATTCCGGGCAGGGCCTCAAATGAGGGCTGTCGGTCTGCTGTTGGGCCTGTGCCTAACCCTCTTGCTCGGCGGGTGCGCGGGGTCGATGAATGACCCGCTTGCACCGAAAACCGCAGGGCAGGTTGATCTCAAGCGTTATCAGGGCAAGTGGTACGAGCTTGCACGCTTGCCCATGCGCTATCAGGCCGGCTGCGAACAGTCCGAGGCGCATTACAACCTACGGCCCGACGGGTCGTTCGGTCTGCTGAACCGCTGCCGCACCCTGGGTGACGAGTGGTTGCGTGCCGAGGGCCGCGCCTATATCGAGGCGCCAGGTCATACCGACAGGCTGTGGGTCGAGTTCGATAACTGGTTCACACGGCTGGTCCCGGGCGTTGCCAGGGGCGAATACTGGATCTTGTACGTGGACGAGCGGTACCGCACCGCGGTCGTCGGCAGCCCGGACCGCAAATACTTGTGGATTCTGTCACGCACGCCCAGCTTGCCGGCCTGGGAGCGCGAGCACTTGCTGGCCAAGGCTCGCCAGCAGGGCTACGACACCAGCCGGTTGATTTGGCGAGCTTCCGATCAGCAGATCGTCAAGATGCACTGAGGACGTTGCAGGCGTGGTGGGCCGAAAGGAACGTCAAGCCTACCGGGTTCTCCTGTACTGCCTCAGCTTGAATCGCGGTCGCCACTACGCGGCCTCGATCCCTTCATCCCAAAAGCTGTCGCAGCACCTGAGCGAATGCCGCCCGGCTTTGCTCCTCTTGCAGATGATGGCCTTGGCGTACCACCCACTGTCCATTGACCATCACGTCGCGCACCTGCCGATTGCCGCCGGCAAACAGCCACCGATTGAGAATGCCGTCGCCATCGGTTGTGGCGATGTAGGGGTCCTGATCATCAAGCACCAGCCAGTCGGCGCGCTTGCCTACAGCCAGTTCGCCAATGGGCTGGCCCAGCGCCTGTGCACCCCCTGCCCACGCAGCGTCAAGCAAGGTGCGCCCGACCATGGGTTGATCGTGGCGATGCAAGCGGTTGCGCCTTTGGTCGCGCAGGCGTTGGCCGTATTCCAGCCAGCGCAGCTCTTCGACCACGCTTAGCGAGACATGGCTGTCCGAACCAATCCCCAGGCGCCCGCCCTGCGCAAGGTAATCCGCAGCCGGGAAAATGCCGTCGCCCAGGTTGGCTTCGGTCGTCAGGCACAATCCCGCCACGGCGCCGCTGCGGGCCATGGCTGTCACTTCGTCGGGCTGGGCGTGGGTGGCGTGTACCAGGCACCAGCGCTCATCCACGGCCACGTGTTCATACAGCCATTGCAAGGGCCGCAGACCGCTCCAGGCCAGGCAGTCATCGACTTCCCGTTGCTGCTCGGCAATATGAATGTGCACCGGGCATTGATCGTCACTGGCTGCCAACACCTCGGCGATTTGCCCAGGCGTCACAGCCCGCAGCGAGTGAAAGCACAAGCCCAGCCTCTGCGCCGGTTGCGCGGCCACCAGCGGCGCCAGTCGCGCCTGCAGTTGCAGGTAGTGGTCGGTGGACTGGATGAACCGGCGTTGGCCAGCGCTTGGCGTCTGGCCGCCAAAGCCTGCATGGCTATAAAGCACCGGCAGCAGGGTCAGGCCGATACCGCTCTGCGCGGCCGCTGCGCTGATCCGGCGAGACAACTCGGTCGGGTCTGCATACGCATTACCTGCCTGGTCGTGGTGCACGTAATGGAACTCCGCCACCGCGGTATAGCCCGCTTTGAGCATCTCGATGTAGAGCTGGCGGGCGATGACCTGCAACTGCTCAGCTGTGATCTGCCCGACCAGGCGGTACATGAGGTCGCGCCAGGTCCAGAAGCTGTCACTGGGGTCGCCGGCGACTTCGGCAAGCCCGGCCATGGCGCGCTGGAACGCATGGGAATGCACATTCGGCATACCGGGCAGTACGGGGCCCGCCAGATGCTCTGCGCCGTCGGCGCAAGCGTCGGCTTCAACCCGCGTCAGGTACCCGTCCACGCCGACGTCGAAGCGCACATCGCGGGCCCACCCTGAGGGCAACAAGGCACGTTGGGCAAAATAGGCGGGCATTACGGGCTCCTGTTTTTGTTAGGTTGTATATACATATACAGGCGTTTGCCTGCCGGGTAAACTCCGGCAAGCTAATGCTCATTTCTTATGCACAAGGATTCCTGGCCGTGCCGACACCTCCTGTCAACGCGCTGGTTGCCCCCATGGGCGAGGGCCCGGCGCCGCTGTACGCGCGGGTCAAACAGATGATCAAGCAGCACATTGATGACGGTAGCTGGCCGCCGCATCACCGTGTGCCATCGGAAAGCGAACTGGTCAGCCAACTGGGCTTCAGCCGCATGACCATCAATCGTGCCCTGCGCGAGCTCACAGCCGAAGGGCTGTTGGTGCGCATGCAAGGTGTCGGCACCTTCGTAGCCGAACCCAAAGGCCGCTCTGCGCTGTTCGAAGTAAACAACATCGCCGATGAAATCGCCGCGCGTGGGCATCGGCATAGTTGTCAGGTCGTGGTGCTTGCCGAGGAAGCGGCAGGTTCCGAGCGAGCGCTGGCCTTGAACATGCGCGAAGGCCAGCGGGTATTTCATTCGCTGATCGTGCATTTCGAGAACGATACCCCGGTGCAGATCGAGGATCGCTACGTCAACGCGGCCGTGGCGCCCGAATATCTGCTGCAGGACTTCACCCGTCAAACGCCTTATGCCTATCTGTCCCAGGTAGCCCCACTGACAGAGGGTGAGCATGTGGTCGAGGCGATCCTGGCAGAGCCCGAGGAGTGCCAACTCCTGCAAATCGAACGCGGCGAGCCATGCCTGCTCATCCGCCGCCGTACCTGGTCCGGGCGCCAGCCGGTCACGGCCGCGCGGCTGATTCACCCCGGATCGCGCCACCGCCTGGAAGGACGTTTTGGCAAATGAGCCGAGTGCATGTATTGCAGGCGCGGGGCTACCCGCGCATGGCTTGGAAGAACGGCGGCGGCTTCACCGAGGAAATCGCCCGTGACCAAGGCCAGGGCCTGGACGGTTTTGGCTGGCGACTGTCGATTGCCGATATCCAGGCGTCGGGTGCTTTTTCGAGCTTCGCCGGCTACCAGCGGATCATCACCGTGCTGCAGGGCGATGGCATGCAACTGTTGGTAGACGGCCAACTCAGCCGGCCGTTGCTGCCCTTCGACGGGTTTGCATTCGACGGGGCAAGCGAGGTCGATTGCCAACTGATCGGCGGGCCGATTCGTGATTTCAACCTCATCTATGCACCGCAGCGCTATCGGGCACGCTTGCAATGGCTGGAAGGTTTCAATCGTGTGCACACCTCGGCTTCGACCGTGCTGCTGTTTGCCGGCAGCCAAGCGGTAGACGTTAAGGCGGGGCAACAGGCCCTGCAATTGGAGCAGCATGACTGCCTGCAACTGGAAGGCAACGAAGCGTTGCTGGCGTTGGACGTACAGGGGCGGTGCTGCCTGATCGAACTCGATCCCCGTTGAGCTGACCCTGGGCTGGCATCGCTTGCAGCGACACGGTTTGAGAATTTCACTTGTCCATGCTTGTACATACAAGTAAAGATGTGTTTGTATTGCTCCACGACATATCTGCTGCAGCCGACCGCAAAGGACATTCCCGTGACCGACAACAACAAATACCGTGACGTTGAAATCCGTGCCCCGCGTGGCAATACGCTCACTGCCAAAAGCTGGCTGACCGAAGCGCCACTGCGCATGTTGATGAACAACCTCGACCCGCAGGTCGCCGAAAACCCCAAGGAGCTGGTGGTGTACGGTGGCATCGGCCGGGCCGCGCGCAACTGGGACTGCTACGACAAGATCGTCGAAACCCTGACCCGTCTGGAAGACGACGAAACCTTGCTGGTCCAGTCCGGCAAGCCGGTCGGCGTGTTCAAGACCCACAGCAACGCCCCACGCGTGCTGATTGCCAACTCGAACCTGGTCCCTCACTGGGCCAGCTGGGAGCACTTCAACGAACTCGACGCCAAGGGCCTGGCCATGTACGGCCAGATGACCGCGGGCAGCTGGATCTACATCGGTAGCCAGGGCATCGTGCAAGGCACTTACGAAACCTTCGTGGAGGCGGGTCGCCAGCACTATGGCGGCAGCCTGAAGGGCAAGTGGGTGCTGACCGCAGGCTTGGGCGGCATGGGTGGGGCCCAGCCATTGGCCGCGACCCTGGCCGGGGCTTGCTCGCTGAACATCGAGTGCCAGCAAAGCCGTATCGATTTCCGCCTGCAAACCCGCTATGTCGATGAGCAGGCCACGGACCTGGACGACGCCCTGGCGCGCATCGCCCGCTACACCGCCGAAGGCAAGGCTATTTCCATTGCCTTGCATGGCAACGCGGCCGAAGTGCTGCCTGAGTTGGTCAGGCGCGGGGTGCGGCCAGACATGGTCACCGACCAGACCAGCGCGCATGACCCGCTCAACGGCTACCTGCCTGCCGGCTGGACCTGGGAGCAGTACCGCGACCGCGCCCAGACCGACCCGGTAGCCGTGGTCAAGGCGGCCAAGCAATCGATGGCCGTGCATGTGCAGGCCATGCTCGATTTTCAGCAGCAGGGCGTCCCCACTTTCGACTACGGCAACAACATCCGCCAGATGGCCAAGGAAGAGGGTGTGGCCAACGCGTTCGATTTCCCAGGTTTCGTGCCGGCTTACATTCGCCCACTGTTCTGCCGCGGCATCGGCCCCTTCCGCTGGGCAGCGTTGTCGGGCGATGCCGACGACATCTACAAGACCGATGCCAAGGTCAAGGAACTGATCCCCGATGACGCCCACCTGCACCGCTGGCTGGACATGGCCCGCGAGCGCATCAGCTTCCAGGGCTTGCCGGCCCGCA is part of the Pseudomonas parafulva genome and harbors:
- the bamE gene encoding outer membrane protein assembly factor BamE domain-containing protein encodes the protein MSLRSLALLSLCVVLVACSKINQENYSKLKAGMSKADVEQLLGTPTECSGALGMSSCTWGDERSFISVQYASNKVLMYSGQGLK
- a CDS encoding lipocalin family protein, which gives rise to MRAVGLLLGLCLTLLLGGCAGSMNDPLAPKTAGQVDLKRYQGKWYELARLPMRYQAGCEQSEAHYNLRPDGSFGLLNRCRTLGDEWLRAEGRAYIEAPGHTDRLWVEFDNWFTRLVPGVARGEYWILYVDERYRTAVVGSPDRKYLWILSRTPSLPAWEREHLLAKARQQGYDTSRLIWRASDQQIVKMH
- a CDS encoding formimidoylglutamate deiminase, giving the protein MPAYFAQRALLPSGWARDVRFDVGVDGYLTRVEADACADGAEHLAGPVLPGMPNVHSHAFQRAMAGLAEVAGDPSDSFWTWRDLMYRLVGQITAEQLQVIARQLYIEMLKAGYTAVAEFHYVHHDQAGNAYADPTELSRRISAAAAQSGIGLTLLPVLYSHAGFGGQTPSAGQRRFIQSTDHYLQLQARLAPLVAAQPAQRLGLCFHSLRAVTPGQIAEVLAASDDQCPVHIHIAEQQREVDDCLAWSGLRPLQWLYEHVAVDERWCLVHATHAQPDEVTAMARSGAVAGLCLTTEANLGDGIFPAADYLAQGGRLGIGSDSHVSLSVVEELRWLEYGQRLRDQRRNRLHRHDQPMVGRTLLDAAWAGGAQALGQPIGELAVGKRADWLVLDDQDPYIATTDGDGILNRWLFAGGNRQVRDVMVNGQWVVRQGHHLQEEQSRAAFAQVLRQLLG
- the hutC gene encoding histidine utilization repressor gives rise to the protein MGEGPAPLYARVKQMIKQHIDDGSWPPHHRVPSESELVSQLGFSRMTINRALRELTAEGLLVRMQGVGTFVAEPKGRSALFEVNNIADEIAARGHRHSCQVVVLAEEAAGSERALALNMREGQRVFHSLIVHFENDTPVQIEDRYVNAAVAPEYLLQDFTRQTPYAYLSQVAPLTEGEHVVEAILAEPEECQLLQIERGEPCLLIRRRTWSGRQPVTAARLIHPGSRHRLEGRFGK
- a CDS encoding HutD family protein translates to MSRVHVLQARGYPRMAWKNGGGFTEEIARDQGQGLDGFGWRLSIADIQASGAFSSFAGYQRIITVLQGDGMQLLVDGQLSRPLLPFDGFAFDGASEVDCQLIGGPIRDFNLIYAPQRYRARLQWLEGFNRVHTSASTVLLFAGSQAVDVKAGQQALQLEQHDCLQLEGNEALLALDVQGRCCLIELDPR
- the hutU gene encoding urocanate hydratase, producing MTDNNKYRDVEIRAPRGNTLTAKSWLTEAPLRMLMNNLDPQVAENPKELVVYGGIGRAARNWDCYDKIVETLTRLEDDETLLVQSGKPVGVFKTHSNAPRVLIANSNLVPHWASWEHFNELDAKGLAMYGQMTAGSWIYIGSQGIVQGTYETFVEAGRQHYGGSLKGKWVLTAGLGGMGGAQPLAATLAGACSLNIECQQSRIDFRLQTRYVDEQATDLDDALARIARYTAEGKAISIALHGNAAEVLPELVRRGVRPDMVTDQTSAHDPLNGYLPAGWTWEQYRDRAQTDPVAVVKAAKQSMAVHVQAMLDFQQQGVPTFDYGNNIRQMAKEEGVANAFDFPGFVPAYIRPLFCRGIGPFRWAALSGDADDIYKTDAKVKELIPDDAHLHRWLDMARERISFQGLPARICWVGLGLRAKLGLAFNEMVRSGELSAPIVIGRDHLDSGSVASPNRETEAMRDGSDAVSDWPLLNALLNTASGATWVSLHHGGGVGMGFSQHSGMVIVCDGSDEAAARIARVLANDPGTGVMRHADAGYAIAIECAQAQGLDLPMITG